One segment of Microcoleus sp. bin38.metabat.b11b12b14.051 DNA contains the following:
- a CDS encoding DUF2808 domain-containing protein: MKRLFSALAVTGCLLTGLPAISLAQSMPGFTIFGGPDRANQLNYRLDYGKAGMAGDRYRLRIPAKKVSLAIAQLNITYPDYYKGEFDQKDIKVRVKDKTIALQEVIWDKENRFIEIYPAEPIPAGSNVEVVLSNVRNPSPGGMYHFNVRIRTPGDVPLMRYLGTWLLSID, from the coding sequence ATGAAACGATTATTTTCAGCATTAGCAGTTACAGGTTGCTTACTGACAGGCTTACCAGCCATCAGTTTAGCCCAGTCCATGCCCGGATTCACGATTTTCGGCGGCCCCGATCGCGCCAACCAGTTAAACTATCGCTTGGATTACGGGAAAGCCGGGATGGCTGGGGATAGATACCGACTGCGAATTCCTGCCAAAAAAGTAAGTTTGGCGATCGCGCAACTCAACATTACTTATCCAGACTATTACAAAGGCGAATTCGACCAAAAAGACATTAAAGTGCGCGTCAAAGACAAAACAATAGCATTGCAAGAAGTAATCTGGGACAAAGAAAATCGATTCATAGAAATTTATCCCGCAGAGCCAATTCCAGCAGGTAGCAACGTGGAGGTTGTGCTCTCCAACGTCAGAAACCCAAGTCCCGGCGGAATGTACCATTTCAACGTCCGCATCCGCACTCCGGGTGACGTTCCATTGATGCGTTATTTAGGGACTTGGCTGTTAAGCATTGATTGA